One stretch of Aquimarina sp. Aq107 DNA includes these proteins:
- a CDS encoding DUF2723 domain-containing protein, which yields MSTFNFKKWNKILGWVVFGIALCVYSLTVEPTASFWDAGEYIATSSKLQVGHPPGAPLFQMIGAFASIFASDPTQIALVVNMTSAFASAFAILFMFWSITILVKKLIITDESFTDGKALATLGSGLVGSLAFAFTDSFWFNAVEAEVYAMATCILSVLFYLGLLWERDMHNPRGNRWLILIAFIAGLSFGVHFMGLLSIPAIGLLYYFKNYKVTIKNFIIANIVVVAILLFIFKLLLPSTLKLFGWFEVTFVNSFGMPFNSGTIFLGLIIASAFYFILKYTRKKKFPLINSAVLCVLFIFIGFSCWIMLPIRANAGTVINENNPNNARELLAYYNLEQYPETHLFYGPQFTEIYAGLDEDEPYEDDKPKYEKNLKTGKYDIVNDWKNARQNIDDDHKAFLPRMWSTEHISNYMDFTGPIRFTIKPEYQDESELLEAVTQFRREYAVGKLDNDDYNKFLRSFGDYLNVEKPSFASNVLYLLEYQIGYMYWRYFMWNFVGRQDDNQGKYSNLEGNWLSGIKFIDEIHLGSQDNLPGDVLKNKARNTYYFLPLLLGLIGFVFQVQKDKKNFWVLLAFFLFTGLALKIYLNERPFEPRERDYALVGSFYVFAIWIGFGVYALFDILKNSLKPKLLAPLVTTICLLAVPVLLAAQNWDDHDRSNRYTAQAMAKMYLQSCQKDAILFTIGDNDTFALWYAQDIEEYRTDVRTVNTSLFATDWYIDQMKKAAYDGKPIPSQLTHEFYRFGNNDAIYYKPVTNDTMLIKNWMRWIETDDPRTKGDLQNGKQVNTFPTKHIRIPVDKEAVLRNGIVSQKDAHLIVPYIDIHLKGDLLFKNRLLMLDMIANNNWERPVYFTGGSFGDDDYLWMKDYLQLDGVTYKLVPIRTPIDKRNPYDMGRIDTDLMYNNVTSWDWGNSENPNIYHDPETRKNAITYRSNLARLVEALINEGKKDKAKTILDLGMEKMPIEFYEYYTLLEPYVSGYYEVGEKEKARDLWNKIAKKYQEQLTYFGSLTLEHQYEYASEIVSNVERYRSVVDLLIINQDKEMIEEKAEEFNRYLRLFTRLYSEDEEYDNQDVLEDQEQDLQKELLDSQKPLDTLEELPKS from the coding sequence ATGAGCACATTCAACTTTAAAAAGTGGAATAAAATATTAGGATGGGTAGTTTTTGGAATCGCCCTTTGTGTATACTCCTTAACCGTAGAGCCAACAGCTAGTTTTTGGGATGCAGGTGAGTATATAGCTACATCATCTAAGTTACAAGTTGGACATCCGCCAGGAGCACCTCTATTTCAAATGATAGGTGCATTTGCTTCCATATTTGCATCAGACCCCACCCAAATAGCGCTCGTTGTCAATATGACCTCAGCTTTCGCTAGTGCTTTTGCCATTCTCTTTATGTTTTGGTCAATCACTATCCTTGTCAAAAAATTAATTATAACAGACGAAAGTTTCACTGATGGTAAAGCTTTGGCAACCTTAGGGAGTGGATTAGTTGGGTCTTTGGCATTCGCCTTTACCGATAGTTTTTGGTTTAATGCAGTAGAAGCAGAAGTATATGCAATGGCTACTTGTATTTTATCCGTATTGTTTTATTTAGGATTACTCTGGGAAAGAGATATGCACAACCCGAGAGGTAACCGATGGTTAATTTTAATTGCTTTTATTGCTGGACTTTCTTTTGGAGTTCACTTTATGGGATTACTTTCAATACCTGCTATAGGACTGTTATACTATTTCAAAAACTATAAGGTTACAATAAAGAATTTTATTATTGCTAATATCGTAGTAGTCGCAATACTCCTATTTATATTTAAGTTACTACTTCCCTCCACTTTAAAATTGTTTGGATGGTTTGAGGTTACTTTTGTAAATAGTTTTGGAATGCCATTTAATTCAGGAACTATATTTTTAGGCCTCATTATAGCATCGGCATTTTATTTCATTCTTAAATACACACGTAAAAAGAAATTCCCTTTAATTAACTCAGCTGTATTATGTGTATTATTTATATTCATCGGTTTCTCTTGTTGGATTATGCTTCCTATAAGAGCAAATGCCGGAACAGTTATAAACGAAAACAATCCAAACAATGCTCGTGAATTATTAGCATATTATAATCTAGAACAATACCCAGAAACTCATCTTTTTTATGGCCCGCAGTTTACCGAAATATATGCCGGACTCGATGAAGATGAACCTTATGAAGATGATAAACCTAAATATGAGAAAAATTTAAAAACTGGAAAATACGATATTGTAAACGACTGGAAAAATGCGAGACAAAATATAGACGATGATCATAAAGCGTTTTTGCCAAGAATGTGGAGTACCGAGCATATTTCTAATTATATGGATTTTACCGGACCGATTAGGTTCACTATAAAACCAGAGTATCAAGACGAATCCGAATTACTTGAAGCTGTTACGCAATTTAGAAGAGAATATGCGGTTGGCAAATTAGACAATGACGACTACAATAAATTTTTACGCTCCTTTGGTGATTATTTAAATGTAGAAAAACCATCTTTTGCATCTAACGTTTTATATCTCCTTGAATATCAAATAGGATATATGTATTGGAGATATTTTATGTGGAATTTTGTGGGTAGACAAGATGATAATCAGGGGAAATATAGCAATCTAGAAGGTAATTGGCTTAGCGGAATTAAATTTATTGATGAAATACACTTAGGGTCACAAGACAATTTACCTGGGGATGTACTAAAGAATAAAGCTCGTAACACCTATTACTTTTTACCATTATTGCTTGGTCTCATTGGTTTTGTGTTCCAAGTACAAAAGGATAAGAAAAATTTCTGGGTGCTATTAGCTTTTTTCTTATTTACAGGATTGGCCCTAAAAATATATCTTAACGAAAGACCTTTTGAACCAAGAGAAAGGGATTATGCCTTAGTTGGTTCATTTTATGTATTCGCTATATGGATAGGTTTTGGAGTATATGCATTATTCGACATTCTTAAAAACTCATTAAAACCAAAATTACTAGCTCCTCTAGTAACTACAATATGTTTACTCGCCGTACCCGTTTTACTGGCTGCTCAGAATTGGGATGACCACGACCGTTCGAATCGATATACAGCACAAGCTATGGCAAAAATGTACCTTCAATCATGCCAAAAAGACGCTATACTTTTTACAATAGGTGATAATGATACATTTGCATTATGGTATGCTCAAGATATAGAAGAATACAGAACTGATGTAAGAACAGTAAATACTAGCTTATTTGCAACAGATTGGTACATCGATCAGATGAAAAAAGCCGCCTATGATGGTAAACCAATCCCATCTCAGTTAACACACGAGTTCTATAGGTTTGGTAACAATGATGCTATTTATTACAAACCAGTTACTAATGATACCATGCTTATCAAAAACTGGATGCGATGGATTGAGACTGATGATCCTAGAACCAAAGGTGACTTACAAAATGGAAAACAAGTAAACACTTTTCCAACGAAACACATAAGAATTCCTGTTGATAAAGAAGCCGTTCTTAGAAATGGAATCGTATCACAAAAAGATGCTCATCTTATAGTTCCTTATATAGATATACATTTAAAAGGTGATCTACTATTTAAAAATCGATTGCTAATGTTAGACATGATTGCTAACAATAACTGGGAAAGACCTGTATATTTTACTGGTGGAAGTTTTGGTGATGATGATTATTTATGGATGAAAGATTATTTACAATTAGATGGTGTTACCTATAAACTAGTTCCTATTAGAACTCCAATAGACAAACGAAACCCTTATGACATGGGACGTATTGATACAGACCTTATGTATAACAATGTTACTAGCTGGGATTGGGGAAATAGCGAAAACCCCAACATTTATCATGATCCTGAAACTCGAAAAAACGCTATTACTTATCGTAGTAATCTAGCTAGATTAGTAGAAGCATTGATTAATGAAGGCAAAAAAGATAAGGCTAAAACAATTCTAGACCTTGGGATGGAAAAAATGCCAATAGAATTCTATGAGTATTACACTCTATTGGAACCATATGTAAGTGGATACTACGAAGTAGGAGAAAAAGAAAAAGCACGTGATTTATGGAATAAAATCGCAAAAAAATATCAAGAACAATTGACGTACTTCGGAAGTCTTACTTTAGAACATCAATATGAATATGCTAGTGAGATCGTCAGTAATGTAGAAAGATATAGAAGTGTTGTAGATCTTCTAATAATCAATCAAGACAAAGAAATGATTGAAGAAAAGGCTGAAGAATTTAATAGGTATCTAAGGCTATTTACAAGACTTTATTCTGAAGATGAAGAGTACGACAATCAGGATGTTTTGGAAGATCAAGAGCAAGATTTACAAAAAGAACTTCTAGATAGTCAAAAACCATTAGACACTTTAGAAGAACTACCAAAATCATAA
- a CDS encoding polysaccharide deacetylase family protein, producing the protein MDLIPNKTPNSIKLLFPNYTWDFYTCEEKKIYLTFDDGPIPEVTDFVLDQLKLYNAKGTFFCIGENIRKNPIVFKRIISDGHSIGNHTMNHLKARKNSLSIYVENVLNCENEILEHTKINHKLFRPPYGQLSKRKLSELRKLNYEIILWDVLSKDWDKNTSPEQCTINVVANAKKGSIVVFHDSIKAFKNLRVALPKVLKHFSEKGFIFEKI; encoded by the coding sequence TTGGATTTAATACCTAATAAAACGCCTAATAGTATCAAGTTATTATTTCCCAACTATACTTGGGATTTTTACACTTGCGAAGAAAAGAAGATTTATCTAACCTTTGATGATGGCCCTATTCCCGAAGTAACCGATTTCGTATTAGATCAACTAAAACTGTATAACGCAAAAGGCACTTTTTTTTGTATTGGTGAAAATATTAGGAAAAATCCAATAGTTTTTAAAAGAATAATTTCAGATGGCCATAGTATTGGAAATCACACTATGAATCACTTAAAAGCAAGAAAAAACAGCCTTTCTATATACGTTGAAAATGTTTTAAATTGTGAAAATGAAATTTTAGAACACACTAAAATTAACCACAAACTGTTTAGACCTCCTTATGGACAATTAAGTAAGCGTAAATTATCAGAGCTAAGGAAACTAAACTATGAAATTATATTATGGGATGTGTTATCCAAAGATTGGGACAAAAACACCTCACCAGAACAATGCACTATTAATGTAGTTGCAAACGCAAAAAAAGGTAGTATTGTTGTTTTTCATGATAGTATTAAAGCATTTAAAAACCTTAGGGTAGCATTGCCTAAAGTACTTAAGCATTTTTCTGAAAAAGGATTTATTTTTGAAAAGATTTAA
- a CDS encoding co-chaperone YbbN codes for MSKFGELIGIEVPVLLDFYTEWNEPSVSMHPVLKDVAAALGDKAKVIKIDVDKNEELATALRIKGLPTLMIYKEGEMVWRQSGEQDANTLIGLMKEYV; via the coding sequence ATGTCAAAGTTTGGAGAGTTAATAGGTATTGAGGTTCCGGTTTTGCTGGATTTTTATACTGAATGGAATGAACCTTCTGTATCCATGCATCCTGTATTAAAGGATGTGGCTGCTGCTCTTGGCGATAAAGCTAAAGTGATAAAGATAGATGTGGATAAAAATGAAGAGTTGGCGACAGCACTTCGTATTAAGGGTCTTCCTACATTAATGATTTATAAAGAAGGAGAAATGGTTTGGAGACAAAGTGGAGAGCAAGATGCGAACACGCTTATAGGTCTTATGAAAGAGTATGTTTAA
- a CDS encoding metallophosphoesterase: protein MRWIIPLVLYVLIELYAYQVIRTLSKNQWIQIVYLIISLLIIGYVIYVFANYDRSVGPTKYSLRASGLLLVTLVPKLILVLFMFGEDIIRLCVAGYTYLTNTFFDGNATQYLPSRRKFISQMALGVAAIPFAGLVHGIFRGKYNFKVINHVLYFDDLPNAFDGFRLTQISDIHSGSFDEVEKIEYAVDLINQQQTDLLVFTGDIVNTMASEMDDWIDIFKGLKTPSFGKYSILGNHDYGEYVTWDSEEEKEANFEAIKEVHSKIDFQLLLNDNSFIEKDDERIAIVGVENWGHNFKKAGDLAKASNGVAKEDFKILLSHDPSHWEYEVKKHDNHYHLTLSGHTHGFQFGIEIPGFLKWSPVQYVYKQWAGMYNDMGRYLNVNRGFGFHAFPGRVGIWPEITVIELRKGPKPA from the coding sequence ATGCGTTGGATTATTCCTTTAGTGCTTTATGTTTTAATAGAATTATATGCTTATCAAGTTATTCGCACTTTATCAAAAAATCAATGGATCCAAATAGTATATTTGATTATCTCATTACTCATTATAGGGTATGTTATATATGTTTTTGCTAACTACGATAGAAGTGTAGGCCCTACAAAATATTCATTAAGAGCAAGTGGTTTGTTATTAGTTACCTTAGTTCCTAAGTTGATTTTAGTGTTGTTTATGTTTGGAGAAGACATTATAAGGCTTTGCGTAGCAGGGTATACTTATCTTACAAATACATTTTTTGATGGAAATGCGACTCAATATTTACCAAGCCGAAGAAAATTTATAAGTCAAATGGCCTTGGGAGTAGCTGCAATACCTTTTGCTGGATTAGTACATGGTATATTTAGAGGTAAGTATAATTTTAAAGTTATTAATCATGTTCTATATTTTGATGATTTACCAAATGCATTTGATGGTTTTCGGTTAACTCAGATATCTGATATTCATTCTGGTAGTTTTGATGAGGTTGAAAAGATTGAATATGCTGTAGATCTAATAAATCAGCAGCAAACTGACTTATTAGTTTTTACTGGGGATATTGTAAATACTATGGCTAGTGAAATGGATGATTGGATTGATATTTTTAAAGGTTTAAAAACACCTTCTTTTGGGAAATATTCTATTTTGGGAAATCATGATTATGGTGAATATGTAACTTGGGATTCAGAAGAAGAAAAAGAAGCTAATTTTGAAGCTATTAAAGAAGTGCATTCTAAAATTGATTTTCAATTGTTGTTAAATGATAATTCCTTTATAGAAAAAGATGATGAACGAATAGCTATAGTCGGTGTAGAGAATTGGGGGCATAACTTTAAAAAAGCAGGAGATTTGGCAAAAGCATCGAATGGTGTTGCCAAAGAAGATTTTAAAATTTTATTAAGTCATGATCCATCTCATTGGGAGTATGAGGTAAAAAAGCATGATAATCATTATCATTTAACGCTTAGTGGGCATACTCATGGATTTCAGTTTGGAATAGAAATCCCTGGGTTTTTAAAGTGGAGTCCTGTGCAGTATGTTTATAAACAATGGGCTGGTATGTATAATGATATGGGACGTTATCTTAATGTAAATAGAGGGTTTGGTTTTCATGCCTTTCCCGGAAGAGTAGGGATTTGGCCAGAAATTACTGTTATTGAATTGAGAAAAGGTCCTAAACCCGCATAA
- the polA gene encoding DNA polymerase I, producing the protein MSQKRLFLLDAFALIFRGYYALIKNPRINSKGQDTSAIMGFVNSLFDVIKRENPDHLAVAFDKQGSKDRLEIFPEYKANRDETPEAIKIAVPIIQEILKAMHIPIIERAGVEADDLIGTIAKQAEKEGYQTFMVTPDKDYAQLVSENIFMYRPARMGNGIEIWGIPEVQKRFEVERPEQVIDYLGMMGDAVDNIPGLPGVGDKTAKKFIAAYGSMEGLFENIDQLKGKMKEKVEANQELGLLSKKLATIILDCDVTFDAKDYEISEPDAKKVQEIFEELEFRRLTDQFTKTFFPSESSTPTKTASSNKQSEQAGAGQFSLFGGNQDTNNATDSFSSRKTIANTEHFYQSVAPGMAMKLFIQNLLKQKNVCFDTETTGLDPLTAELVGISFSWEAGKGFYIPFPENQNEAQELIELLRPFFEDENITKIGQNLKYDIKVLAKYNLEVKGKLFDTMLAHYLINPDMRHNMDVLSETYLNYTPVSITELIGKKGKNQLSFRQVPQEKQTEYAVEDADITFQLKEHFTPELNEANILSLFEDIEVPLLRVLAAMEIEGINLDNEFLQSLSEELNNDIKTLETDIYKEAGEEFNIASPKQLGIILFEKMKLVDKPKKTKTGQYSTAEDVLSYLAKDHKIIQNILDYRGLSKLKSTYVDALPNQINESTGRVHTDYMQTVAATGRLSSNNPNLQNIPIRTERGRQVRKAFVPRDQEHTLLAADYSQIELRIIAALSEEETMINAFKSGEDIHASTAAKVFNVPIKEVTREQRSNAKTVNFGIIYGVSAFGLSNQTDLSRSEAKELIDTYYKTYPKLRNYMSEQVDFARENGYVQTVLGRRRYLKDINSANAVVRGAAERNAVNAPIQGSAADIIKIAMINIHQKLKEGNYKTKMLLQVHDELVFDVYKPELEKIQSLIKSEMENAYTLAVPLDVDMGLGENWLEAH; encoded by the coding sequence ATGTCACAAAAACGTCTTTTTCTTCTGGATGCATTCGCACTTATTTTTCGCGGATATTATGCTTTAATTAAAAATCCAAGAATCAATTCTAAAGGGCAAGATACCTCAGCAATTATGGGGTTTGTAAATTCACTTTTTGATGTTATCAAAAGAGAAAACCCAGATCACTTAGCGGTTGCATTTGACAAACAAGGAAGTAAGGATCGTTTAGAGATATTCCCAGAATATAAAGCCAATAGAGATGAAACTCCAGAAGCTATAAAAATAGCTGTTCCTATTATACAGGAAATCCTAAAGGCAATGCATATCCCTATTATTGAAAGAGCTGGAGTAGAAGCAGATGATTTAATCGGAACGATTGCTAAACAAGCTGAAAAAGAAGGATACCAAACATTTATGGTTACACCTGATAAAGATTATGCACAATTAGTATCGGAAAATATTTTTATGTATCGCCCGGCTCGTATGGGAAATGGTATTGAAATCTGGGGAATACCCGAAGTACAAAAAAGATTTGAAGTAGAGCGTCCAGAACAGGTAATTGACTACTTAGGAATGATGGGAGATGCTGTAGATAATATTCCTGGCTTACCAGGAGTTGGTGATAAAACTGCCAAGAAATTCATTGCTGCTTATGGATCTATGGAAGGTCTTTTTGAGAATATAGATCAGCTAAAAGGCAAGATGAAAGAAAAAGTAGAAGCTAATCAAGAATTAGGACTTCTTTCTAAAAAATTAGCAACGATTATCCTCGATTGTGATGTTACTTTTGATGCAAAGGATTATGAAATTTCTGAACCGGACGCAAAAAAAGTACAGGAAATTTTTGAAGAGCTCGAATTTAGAAGATTGACTGATCAATTCACTAAAACCTTCTTTCCATCTGAATCTTCTACCCCAACAAAAACTGCTTCTTCAAATAAGCAATCGGAACAAGCTGGTGCGGGCCAATTTTCATTGTTTGGTGGTAATCAAGACACCAATAATGCTACAGATTCATTTTCTAGTAGAAAAACAATTGCAAATACAGAACATTTTTATCAGAGTGTAGCTCCTGGAATGGCAATGAAATTATTTATTCAAAATCTACTTAAACAGAAAAATGTTTGTTTTGACACGGAGACAACTGGACTCGACCCTCTTACTGCAGAATTGGTAGGAATCTCATTTTCTTGGGAAGCAGGAAAAGGATTTTATATCCCTTTTCCGGAAAATCAAAATGAAGCTCAAGAATTAATCGAACTACTAAGACCTTTTTTCGAAGACGAAAATATTACCAAAATTGGCCAAAATTTAAAATACGACATCAAAGTATTAGCCAAATATAATCTAGAAGTAAAAGGAAAATTGTTTGACACCATGCTAGCTCATTACCTGATCAATCCAGATATGAGACACAACATGGATGTCCTTTCAGAAACCTACCTTAATTATACACCAGTTTCAATAACTGAACTGATAGGGAAAAAAGGAAAAAACCAATTATCTTTCAGACAAGTTCCTCAAGAAAAACAGACAGAATACGCAGTGGAAGATGCCGATATTACATTTCAACTTAAGGAGCACTTTACTCCAGAACTTAACGAAGCTAATATATTATCTCTTTTTGAAGACATCGAAGTTCCTTTACTAAGAGTCCTAGCGGCTATGGAGATAGAAGGAATTAATCTAGATAATGAATTTTTGCAGTCATTATCAGAGGAATTAAACAATGATATCAAAACATTAGAGACTGACATATACAAAGAAGCTGGAGAAGAGTTTAACATTGCTTCACCAAAACAATTAGGAATTATCCTTTTTGAAAAAATGAAATTGGTAGACAAACCTAAGAAAACAAAAACTGGTCAATATTCTACCGCAGAAGACGTCTTATCCTACCTAGCCAAAGATCACAAAATTATTCAAAACATACTAGACTATCGTGGATTATCTAAACTAAAAAGCACCTATGTAGATGCATTACCGAACCAAATTAATGAATCTACAGGTCGCGTGCATACAGATTATATGCAAACTGTAGCTGCAACTGGGCGACTAAGTTCTAATAATCCTAATTTACAAAATATACCGATTAGAACAGAACGAGGAAGACAGGTAAGAAAAGCATTTGTTCCAAGAGATCAAGAACACACACTGTTAGCTGCCGATTATTCTCAAATAGAATTAAGAATCATTGCCGCATTAAGTGAAGAAGAAACAATGATCAACGCTTTTAAAAGCGGAGAAGATATTCATGCGTCTACTGCAGCAAAAGTTTTCAATGTGCCTATCAAGGAAGTTACCCGAGAACAACGTAGTAACGCTAAGACTGTGAACTTTGGAATTATCTATGGTGTTTCCGCATTTGGACTGAGTAATCAAACCGATCTGTCTCGAAGTGAAGCCAAAGAACTTATAGATACTTACTACAAAACCTATCCTAAATTACGTAATTACATGAGCGAACAAGTAGATTTTGCTAGGGAAAATGGTTATGTCCAAACGGTATTAGGAAGACGTCGTTATCTTAAGGATATTAACTCCGCTAACGCCGTTGTTAGAGGAGCAGCAGAACGAAATGCAGTAAACGCACCAATACAAGGTAGTGCTGCGGATATTATCAAAATTGCAATGATCAATATTCATCAAAAATTAAAAGAGGGTAATTATAAGACAAAAATGCTACTGCAAGTACATGATGAATTGGTTTTTGATGTATACAAACCTGAATTAGAAAAAATACAATCTCTTATAAAATCAGAAATGGAAAATGCATATACACTTGCAGTTCCTTTAGATGTAGATATGGGGTTAGGAGAAAATTGGCTAGAAGCCCACTAA
- a CDS encoding TerC family protein: MEQLFTLESLITLLMLVLLQAVLGFDNLLYISLESKKAPPEKQSFVRKMGVGLAIILRIVLLFVLMSVIQFFQEPFFSLHDNNILEFEFNVHSLIVLAGGVFIIYTAIKEIWHMMLLNEHEEIEKDEKKGSINKVILWIVIMNLVFSFDSILSAMALTSDMEYVPQLVLMSIAIILGGVLMIVLADKVANFLQKNRMYEVLGLFILFIVGIMLLSEGGHLAHLHIFNNEVTQMSKTTFYFVIVVLVIVDIVQGRYQKKLLAEKQHQESLAKKDK, translated from the coding sequence ATGGAACAACTTTTTACCCTTGAAAGTCTTATAACCTTATTAATGCTTGTACTACTTCAGGCAGTTTTAGGCTTTGATAATCTCCTTTACATTTCTTTAGAATCAAAAAAAGCACCTCCAGAAAAACAAAGTTTCGTAAGAAAAATGGGAGTTGGGTTAGCAATTATACTTCGTATAGTTTTGCTTTTTGTACTTATGTCTGTAATACAATTTTTCCAAGAACCTTTCTTTAGTCTTCATGACAATAACATTCTTGAGTTCGAATTTAATGTCCATAGCTTAATTGTTCTTGCAGGAGGTGTATTTATTATATATACAGCAATCAAAGAAATTTGGCACATGATGTTACTTAATGAGCACGAAGAAATAGAAAAAGATGAGAAAAAAGGCTCAATAAACAAAGTCATCTTATGGATCGTAATTATGAACCTGGTTTTTTCTTTTGACTCTATTTTAAGTGCGATGGCGTTAACCAGCGATATGGAATATGTACCGCAACTTGTTTTGATGTCTATAGCTATTATATTAGGAGGTGTTTTAATGATCGTTTTAGCTGACAAAGTAGCTAACTTCCTCCAGAAAAACAGAATGTATGAAGTATTAGGGCTTTTTATATTATTCATCGTAGGTATTATGTTATTATCAGAAGGAGGTCATTTAGCACATCTTCATATTTTTAATAACGAAGTTACACAAATGAGTAAAACTACATTCTATTTTGTAATTGTTGTACTTGTAATTGTAGATATTGTGCAAGGTCGTTATCAGAAAAAACTTTTAGCAGAAAAGCAACACCAAGAATCACTAGCAAAAAAAGATAAGTAA
- a CDS encoding lipocalin family protein translates to MKTNFFLFAISIALFFTSCSSDDDNGGDVVPDMVSLVGTWELTSASGALPVDLDMDGNASTNLLEELPCFEDTIVVSDDNTYNQNVTQIDVNVTPDLPPVVTADCTGLILEVTGEWSLASGQLTFTPTGMDARTVMIALTETTLSFTDEVEDLGAVDLVFTRQ, encoded by the coding sequence ATGAAAACTAATTTTTTTCTTTTTGCTATTTCTATTGCATTATTTTTTACCTCTTGTAGTTCCGATGACGACAATGGAGGGGATGTGGTCCCGGATATGGTTTCATTAGTTGGAACTTGGGAACTTACTTCTGCTTCTGGAGCGTTGCCAGTTGATTTAGATATGGATGGAAATGCTTCTACTAATTTATTAGAAGAACTGCCTTGCTTTGAAGATACAATTGTGGTAAGTGATGATAACACATATAATCAAAATGTCACACAGATTGATGTTAATGTAACTCCAGATTTACCTCCGGTAGTTACTGCTGATTGTACAGGTCTTATACTTGAGGTAACTGGCGAATGGAGTCTAGCAAGTGGTCAATTAACATTTACTCCAACTGGAATGGATGCAAGAACAGTGATGATTGCACTTACAGAGACAACACTTTCTTTTACAGATGAAGTTGAAGACTTAGGAGCTGTAGATTTAGTTTTTACGCGTCAATAA
- a CDS encoding serine hydrolase: MKKFLGLFVFICIIGCTTSKTEQKKIVITDPEPVLTKKDSLSLFLDHYEKFFATNFNISECPGAAIVIVKDSTVVYKKGFGVKEIHTTDSVDVNTVFRIASLSKGVTSVLAGNLADNNELNWKQNVKKSVGVFNLRDKAQAERLTVNHLLSHTSGLYKYTNSKLIHKGMSLQNIIANFKRNGVVAKEGTEYEYQNAVFSVVEKVMENNTGKSFEALLRERLFVPAGMKNASSSYSDIKKNPNVALPHKWNHYSKKYYLTNLHENYYNVAAAGGINASISDMAEYLKVLLGNRPDIISKESLIEIFNPMICTSDKDTYVNLWDGVSDSYYAKGWRVLDYRDRKVVYHGGNVNQYKTQLMIDPENKIGVCVLFNGPNTFNGPVIPTFLNYYDFFTATMGG, from the coding sequence ATGAAAAAATTTTTAGGACTTTTTGTTTTTATATGTATTATTGGGTGTACTACTTCTAAAACCGAACAAAAAAAGATTGTTATTACTGATCCGGAGCCTGTGCTAACGAAAAAAGATTCATTGTCACTTTTTCTAGACCATTATGAGAAGTTTTTTGCAACTAATTTTAATATTTCGGAATGTCCTGGAGCTGCTATAGTGATTGTTAAAGATTCTACTGTTGTGTATAAAAAAGGTTTTGGAGTAAAAGAGATCCATACAACTGATTCTGTAGATGTAAATACAGTATTTAGAATTGCAAGTCTGTCTAAAGGGGTTACATCAGTGCTTGCTGGAAATTTGGCTGATAATAATGAACTTAATTGGAAACAAAACGTTAAGAAATCAGTAGGTGTATTTAACTTAAGAGATAAAGCGCAAGCAGAAAGACTTACAGTTAATCATTTGTTATCTCATACATCGGGATTATATAAGTATACCAATTCTAAATTGATTCATAAAGGGATGTCTTTGCAGAACATTATTGCAAACTTTAAAAGGAATGGTGTTGTAGCTAAAGAAGGCACTGAATATGAATATCAGAATGCTGTTTTTTCTGTAGTAGAGAAGGTGATGGAGAATAATACGGGAAAGTCATTTGAAGCATTGTTAAGAGAACGATTGTTTGTGCCTGCAGGAATGAAAAATGCATCCAGTAGTTATTCAGATATTAAGAAAAACCCTAATGTTGCGTTACCACATAAATGGAATCATTATTCTAAGAAATATTATTTAACAAATCTTCATGAAAACTATTATAATGTTGCTGCCGCTGGAGGGATTAATGCTTCTATTTCTGATATGGCAGAATATTTAAAAGTGCTACTTGGAAATCGTCCTGATATTATTTCTAAAGAAAGCTTAATAGAAATATTTAATCCGATGATCTGCACAAGTGATAAAGATACGTACGTGAATTTGTGGGATGGTGTTTCTGACTCTTATTATGCAAAAGGATGGAGGGTTTTGGATTACAGAGATAGAAAGGTTGTCTATCATGGAGGAAATGTAAATCAGTATAAAACGCAATTAATGATAGATCCAGAAAATAAGATAGGCGTTTGCGTATTGTTTAATGGGCCTAACACTTTTAATGGTCCAGTAATACCAACATTTTTGAATTACTATGATTTTTTTACTGCAACAATGGGAGGGTAG